A portion of the Deinococcus peraridilitoris DSM 19664 genome contains these proteins:
- a CDS encoding bifunctional 3-deoxy-7-phosphoheptulonate synthase/chorismate mutase, whose protein sequence is MQTIEQLRSEIDGINRELLTLLNRRAALAADIGRIKSLEGKSQSHYDPVREDQQLRELEKLNGGPFSHATVKKIFTEIFRASLDLEESNDKKQLLVSRKVKPGDTVLSIGNVRVGGEVPQVLVAGPCSIESEEQMDATAAFLSARGVKILRGGAYKPRTSPYGFQGMGVDGLVLGSSVAKSYGMQFITEVMDTRDVEIVAEHADILQVGARNMHNFALLREVGRTRKPVLIKRGLSATIEEWLYAAEYVLSEGNSHVILCERGIRTYEKWTRNTLDLSAVALAKQETHLPVIVDVTHAAGRRDLLIPLARAALAVGADGIHVEVHPNPATALSDNEQQLNFAGFEAFNAAIEPLLRRAPQEVSV, encoded by the coding sequence ATGCAGACCATTGAACAACTGCGTTCAGAAATCGACGGCATCAACCGTGAATTGCTGACGCTCCTGAACAGACGCGCCGCCCTGGCCGCCGACATCGGACGCATCAAGTCGCTTGAAGGCAAAAGCCAGTCTCACTACGACCCGGTACGCGAAGACCAGCAGCTGCGTGAACTGGAGAAGCTCAACGGCGGGCCTTTCTCGCACGCCACCGTCAAGAAGATCTTCACGGAGATCTTCCGGGCGAGCCTCGACCTTGAAGAGTCCAACGATAAAAAGCAGCTGCTGGTGTCGCGTAAGGTGAAGCCAGGCGACACGGTGCTCAGCATCGGAAACGTGCGTGTCGGGGGAGAAGTCCCGCAGGTGCTGGTCGCCGGACCCTGCTCGATCGAGTCCGAAGAGCAGATGGACGCGACGGCGGCGTTCCTCTCAGCGCGCGGCGTGAAGATTCTGCGCGGCGGCGCCTACAAACCACGCACCTCGCCTTACGGTTTTCAGGGCATGGGCGTTGACGGGCTGGTGCTGGGCAGCAGCGTCGCCAAATCCTACGGCATGCAGTTCATCACCGAGGTGATGGATACCCGCGACGTCGAGATCGTCGCCGAGCATGCCGACATTCTGCAGGTGGGGGCGCGGAACATGCACAACTTCGCCCTGCTGCGTGAAGTGGGCCGTACCCGCAAACCGGTGTTGATCAAGCGTGGTCTGTCGGCCACCATCGAAGAGTGGCTGTACGCCGCCGAGTATGTGCTCTCGGAAGGCAACAGCCACGTGATTCTGTGCGAACGCGGTATCCGTACTTACGAAAAGTGGACCCGCAATACCCTCGACCTCTCGGCGGTGGCGCTGGCCAAGCAGGAAACACACCTGCCCGTGATCGTAGACGTGACGCACGCTGCAGGACGGCGCGATTTGCTGATTCCGCTGGCGCGCGCCGCGCTGGCCGTGGGTGCCGACGGCATTCACGTCGAGGTGCATCCCAACCCGGCCACCGCGCTCAGCGACAACGAGCAGCAGCTCAACTTCGCGGGCTTCGAGGCGTTCAATGCTGCCATCGAGCCACTGCTGCGCCGCGCTCCTCAGGAAGTGTCGGTCTGA
- the tatC gene encoding twin-arginine translocase subunit TatC codes for MGKLVTNHAEAPLLDHLEDLRKRLIIAVLFWLAGTSFAWFYRTELLEWLKRPLTFSELYNAGKLQLVSQQLTDQLIMSFLIAMWGGLALTLPFILHQVWLFVAPGLYAHERRWAAPFVLGAGFSFIIGAAFCYFVILPQMVPFLVDFLGGAVNGVYPIATYISQVVTFLVAFGIIFELPILSFVLTKIGIVNAGMMGRVRRPAGIVILIVAAVITPTTDPINLMLVAVPIYVLYELGIIVSRLAAPRGRAALAQE; via the coding sequence ATGGGAAAGCTGGTCACCAACCACGCCGAAGCGCCGCTGCTTGATCACCTCGAGGACCTGCGCAAGCGGCTGATCATCGCCGTGCTGTTCTGGCTCGCGGGGACAAGCTTCGCCTGGTTCTACCGCACTGAACTGCTGGAGTGGCTCAAGCGCCCGCTGACCTTTTCGGAGCTGTACAACGCGGGCAAGCTGCAACTCGTTTCGCAGCAGCTCACCGATCAGCTGATCATGAGTTTCTTGATCGCCATGTGGGGCGGGCTGGCCCTCACGCTGCCCTTCATCCTGCACCAGGTGTGGCTGTTCGTCGCGCCTGGTCTGTATGCCCACGAACGCCGCTGGGCTGCGCCCTTCGTGCTGGGTGCCGGATTTTCGTTTATCATCGGCGCCGCCTTCTGTTACTTTGTGATCCTGCCGCAGATGGTGCCGTTTCTGGTGGACTTCCTGGGTGGGGCCGTCAACGGCGTGTACCCGATTGCAACGTACATCTCGCAGGTGGTGACCTTTCTGGTGGCCTTCGGAATCATCTTCGAGCTGCCCATCCTGTCGTTCGTGCTGACCAAGATCGGCATCGTGAATGCAGGAATGATGGGACGGGTACGGCGTCCGGCCGGGATCGTGATCCTGATCGTGGCGGCGGTCATCACGCCCACCACCGACCCCATCAACCTGATGCTGGTCGCGGTGCCGATCTACGTGTTGTACGAATTGGGCATCATCGTCTCACGTCTGGCGGCGCCGCGAGGGCGTGCCGCCCTCGCTCAGGAATAA
- the glmU gene encoding bifunctional UDP-N-acetylglucosamine diphosphorylase/glucosamine-1-phosphate N-acetyltransferase GlmU — MSEAPLDVVILAAGQGTRMRSRRPKVLQPVLGRPMVAWAVNIARELNARQTVVVTGHGAEEVEAALASDGLTFARQDRQLGTGHAFLAGARQLPGDGDVLVLYGDTPLLASTTVRAMLQAHRAEQSALTVLTARLPDATGYGRVVRGADGQVERIVEEKAATDEEKRLNEFNSGVYLMDRRAPQLASRIGRDNAAGEYYLTDLVALYRDEGARVSAFVIADPDEVMGANDRVQLAQAEGIMRRRVNERLMRAGVTLLDPKTTYIDDTVGIGQDTVVGPGVVIRGHSEIGPDCVIGAYSVLEDTVLAGGVCIKPHSVLEGTRVGSGSDVGPFARLRPGTVLAEQVHVGNFVEVKNATLEAGAKAGHLAYLGDAQIGREVNIGAGTITANYNGVVKSQTVIGDGAFIGSNSVLVAPVRVGTGAIVGAGSAVNKDVPEGALAVARGAQRNIEGWARRFWQGVFGQIQGRHEVLTRWLTHGDRPTRPEERGESVSE; from the coding sequence ATGTCTGAGGCGCCACTCGATGTCGTGATCCTGGCAGCCGGTCAGGGCACCCGCATGCGCTCCAGACGGCCCAAAGTACTGCAGCCCGTGCTGGGTCGGCCAATGGTCGCCTGGGCCGTGAACATCGCCCGTGAACTGAACGCGCGCCAGACAGTTGTCGTGACCGGACATGGCGCCGAGGAAGTCGAGGCAGCGCTGGCGTCCGACGGCCTGACCTTTGCCCGTCAGGACCGTCAGCTGGGCACAGGGCACGCGTTTCTGGCCGGCGCACGGCAACTTCCCGGAGACGGGGACGTGCTGGTGCTTTACGGCGACACGCCGCTGCTCGCTTCCACCACCGTGCGCGCCATGCTGCAGGCGCACCGGGCAGAGCAGAGCGCGCTGACGGTGCTGACTGCGCGGCTTCCCGACGCTACGGGTTACGGGCGCGTCGTGCGCGGCGCTGACGGTCAGGTCGAGCGGATCGTCGAGGAAAAGGCGGCGACAGACGAAGAAAAGCGTCTCAACGAGTTTAATTCGGGTGTGTACCTGATGGACCGCCGCGCGCCGCAGCTGGCAAGTCGAATTGGCCGCGACAATGCCGCCGGAGAATACTACCTGACCGACCTCGTGGCGCTCTACCGGGACGAGGGCGCGCGGGTGTCGGCCTTCGTGATTGCGGACCCCGACGAGGTGATGGGCGCGAACGACCGCGTACAGCTCGCTCAGGCCGAGGGCATCATGCGCCGGCGAGTCAACGAACGCCTGATGCGTGCCGGGGTAACCCTGCTCGACCCGAAAACCACCTACATTGACGATACGGTGGGCATCGGACAGGACACCGTGGTCGGCCCGGGCGTGGTGATTCGGGGACACAGCGAGATCGGCCCGGATTGCGTCATCGGGGCCTACAGTGTGCTCGAGGATACCGTGCTGGCAGGCGGTGTTTGCATCAAGCCACACAGCGTGCTGGAAGGCACGCGGGTCGGCAGTGGCAGCGATGTCGGACCGTTCGCGCGCCTGCGCCCTGGGACAGTGCTGGCCGAGCAGGTTCACGTCGGTAACTTCGTGGAAGTCAAGAACGCCACCCTCGAAGCGGGTGCCAAGGCGGGTCACCTGGCTTATCTGGGTGACGCGCAGATCGGACGCGAGGTGAACATCGGCGCGGGTACCATCACGGCCAACTACAACGGCGTGGTGAAGTCGCAAACCGTCATTGGGGACGGCGCCTTCATCGGGAGCAACAGCGTGCTGGTTGCCCCCGTCCGTGTGGGAACCGGCGCCATCGTCGGGGCAGGCAGTGCCGTCAACAAGGACGTGCCCGAGGGTGCATTGGCCGTGGCGCGCGGCGCACAACGCAACATAGAGGGTTGGGCCCGGCGGTTCTGGCAAGGGGTGTTCGGGCAGATTCAGGGCAGGCACGAGGTGCTCACCCGCTGGCTGACCCACGGTGACCGGCCGACACGCCCGGAGGAGCGTGGCGAGTCTGTGTCGGAATGA
- a CDS encoding twin-arginine translocase TatA/TatE family subunit, with the protein MGPLEIILIIVALLLLFGARKLPELGKGFGQGIREFKSGVKDDKDVSTADRRVETSKPEDRA; encoded by the coding sequence ATGGGACCCCTTGAAATCATTCTGATCATCGTCGCGTTGCTGCTGCTGTTCGGTGCGCGTAAGCTTCCTGAGCTGGGCAAAGGCTTCGGGCAGGGCATCCGCGAATTCAAAAGCGGCGTCAAAGACGACAAGGACGTCAGTACGGCCGACCGTCGGGTCGAGACGTCCAAGCCGGAAGACCGCGCGTAG